One segment of Arthrobacter sp. MMS18-M83 DNA contains the following:
- a CDS encoding ROK family glucokinase produces MPLNSSNDQTTARVRKISWSGSTATGRRPGPTQGGIRWESVPWAARRSHLGRRGLAIGIDIGGTKVAAGVVDPSGHVVDEARRSTPGNDARAVEQVIVELVQELSRSHRIASVGIGAAGWMDLDGGTVLFSPHLAWRNEPLRENLQSLLRRPVLVTNDADAAAWAEWRFGAGQGESRLVCITLGTGIGGAMVMDGRVERGRFGVAGEFGHQIVVPGGHRCECGNRGCWEQYASGNALGREARELALRNSPVAYELLKAAGGAAENITGVTVTERAQAGDSASRELLEEVGHWLGLGLANLAAALDPGTFVIGGGLCDAGELLVGPARTAFTRNLTGRGFRPAAAIKLAALGPRAGMIGAADLSRVSGRARG; encoded by the coding sequence ATGCCTCTGAATTCATCCAACGACCAGACAACGGCGCGCGTTCGGAAGATTTCCTGGTCCGGTTCAACCGCAACCGGCCGACGCCCCGGCCCCACCCAAGGCGGCATTCGCTGGGAGTCGGTTCCATGGGCTGCCCGACGCTCCCATCTCGGCCGTAGGGGATTGGCTATCGGGATCGACATCGGCGGCACGAAAGTTGCTGCCGGTGTTGTGGATCCCTCAGGCCATGTAGTCGACGAAGCGCGGCGCTCCACCCCGGGCAATGACGCCCGGGCCGTGGAGCAGGTAATCGTCGAGCTTGTCCAAGAGTTGAGCAGAAGCCACCGGATTGCTTCAGTGGGGATCGGTGCCGCCGGTTGGATGGACCTCGACGGCGGCACGGTGCTGTTCAGCCCGCATCTCGCTTGGCGCAACGAACCGCTGCGGGAGAACCTGCAGAGCTTGCTGCGGCGTCCGGTTCTTGTCACCAACGACGCCGACGCTGCCGCCTGGGCTGAATGGCGCTTCGGCGCAGGGCAGGGGGAGAGCAGACTTGTCTGCATCACGCTTGGCACCGGCATTGGTGGTGCCATGGTCATGGACGGACGCGTGGAACGTGGGCGATTCGGAGTAGCCGGGGAGTTCGGGCACCAAATCGTGGTGCCTGGCGGGCATCGCTGCGAATGCGGCAACCGGGGCTGCTGGGAGCAATACGCGTCCGGGAACGCCCTCGGCAGGGAAGCCCGGGAGCTGGCCCTTCGGAATTCCCCGGTTGCCTACGAATTGCTCAAGGCCGCGGGAGGCGCTGCGGAGAACATTACGGGCGTCACCGTGACGGAACGAGCCCAAGCGGGGGACTCGGCCTCGAGGGAGCTCCTGGAAGAGGTGGGGCACTGGCTCGGGCTCGGCCTTGCGAATCTCGCGGCAGCGCTGGACCCGGGGACGTTTGTTATCGGCGGTGGCCTGTGCGATGCCGGCGAGCTTCTGGTGGGCCCCGCGCGGACCGCATTCACCCGGAACCTCACGGGCCGCGGCTTCCGGCCGGCTGCAGCCATCAAGCTTGCGGCCCTCGGACCCCGGGCGGGGATGATCGGTGCCGCCGACCTGTCGCGGGTCAGCGGCAGGGCGCGCGGCTAG
- a CDS encoding FHA domain-containing protein: protein MVGGKQNQARDEHGAVGQPTSETTSIHLTPVRHHDSDVRPPLAPEERAAVQALPPGSALLIAHTGPNAGARFLLDSDTTTAGRHPDADIFLDDVTVSRKHVEFVRTPEGFEVVDTGSLNGTYVNQDRVDNVLLKNGSEVQIGKFRLTYYLSPARAAGQD, encoded by the coding sequence ATGGTTGGCGGCAAGCAGAACCAAGCCCGGGACGAGCACGGTGCAGTAGGACAGCCAACGTCGGAGACCACGTCAATCCACCTCACGCCTGTGCGGCACCATGACTCGGATGTCCGCCCGCCATTGGCACCCGAAGAGCGCGCGGCAGTTCAAGCGTTGCCTCCAGGATCGGCGTTGCTGATTGCCCACACCGGCCCCAACGCCGGTGCGCGGTTCCTCCTGGACTCGGACACCACCACGGCCGGCCGCCACCCGGATGCGGACATCTTCCTGGATGATGTGACGGTTTCGCGTAAGCATGTCGAGTTCGTGCGCACCCCCGAGGGGTTCGAAGTGGTGGACACGGGAAGCCTCAACGGCACCTATGTCAACCAAGACCGGGTTGACAATGTGCTGCTCAAGAATGGCAGCGAGGTCCAGATCGGGAAGTTCCGCCTCACCTACTACCTGAGCCCTGCCCGCGCTGCAGGCCAAGACTGA
- a CDS encoding AMP-dependent synthetase/ligase → MREFSVPPLVNVAPETNITDLVVRQAAKPSNPALFAKLNGAGQWQDIRATEFLEDVSALAKGLIANGVGLGDRVGIMSRTRYEWSLVDFAVWFAGGVSVPIYETSSPSQVAWNLGDSGAVAAFAESAHHEDIIRQAVTAEGLSSVAHVWQLDGGLDTLRAAGSGISDEELESRRRSAVLADVATIIYTSGTTGRPKGCELTHGNFVELSENALASLGDVVNEDAKTIMFLPLAHVFARFISVLAVAAGSQVAHTPDIKNLLGDLQSFQPSFILAVPRVFEKVFNSALTRAEDGGKGAIFHKAVDTAIAYSKAQQSGSVGLVLRLKHAVFDRLVYGKLRAAMGGHVSHAVSGGGPLGERLGHFFHGIGLQILEGYGLTETTAPISVNTPSLIKIGTVGAPLPGNAVKIADDGEILAKGVCVMKGYYKRDDLAADTFVDGWLRTGDIGELDEQGFLKITGRKKEIIVTASGKNVVPALLEDQIRADALVSQVLVVGDNRPFIGALVTLDEEALPGWLERHGLPTSTTPADAADNTLVRAAVQELISHANQSVSHAEAIKSFRIVPSDFTEASGHLTPSLKVKRAQVMKDFDSVIEEMYSAPKAS, encoded by the coding sequence GTGCGTGAATTCAGTGTTCCGCCCTTGGTGAATGTTGCCCCCGAAACCAACATCACGGACCTCGTGGTTCGCCAGGCCGCCAAGCCATCCAACCCCGCCCTCTTTGCCAAGCTCAACGGCGCCGGCCAATGGCAGGACATCAGGGCAACGGAGTTCCTCGAAGACGTCTCGGCGCTGGCAAAAGGCCTGATCGCCAACGGTGTAGGCCTAGGCGACCGGGTGGGTATCATGTCCAGGACCCGGTACGAATGGTCCCTCGTGGACTTCGCTGTGTGGTTTGCGGGCGGCGTTTCCGTGCCGATCTATGAAACGTCATCGCCGTCGCAGGTGGCTTGGAACCTCGGTGACTCCGGCGCTGTTGCGGCATTCGCCGAGTCCGCACACCACGAGGACATCATCCGCCAAGCCGTCACGGCTGAAGGCCTCAGCTCAGTTGCCCATGTCTGGCAGCTCGACGGCGGCCTTGATACCCTCCGCGCCGCCGGTAGCGGGATCAGCGACGAGGAACTTGAGTCTCGCCGCCGCAGCGCCGTGCTTGCCGACGTCGCCACCATCATCTACACCTCGGGCACCACGGGCCGCCCCAAGGGTTGCGAACTCACGCACGGCAACTTCGTGGAACTTTCAGAGAACGCGCTGGCTTCCCTTGGTGACGTGGTCAATGAGGACGCCAAGACCATCATGTTCCTCCCGCTCGCCCATGTCTTTGCCCGCTTCATCTCGGTCCTGGCCGTTGCAGCCGGCTCCCAGGTCGCCCACACCCCGGATATCAAGAACCTTCTCGGAGACCTCCAGAGTTTCCAGCCGTCGTTCATCCTCGCCGTTCCCCGCGTCTTCGAAAAGGTCTTCAACTCGGCCCTCACCAGGGCGGAGGACGGTGGCAAGGGCGCCATCTTCCACAAGGCAGTGGACACGGCAATCGCCTACTCGAAGGCGCAGCAGTCCGGCTCCGTCGGGCTCGTGCTGAGGCTCAAGCACGCCGTCTTCGACCGTTTGGTGTACGGGAAACTCCGCGCGGCAATGGGCGGCCACGTCAGCCACGCCGTCTCCGGTGGTGGCCCCCTGGGCGAACGGCTAGGCCATTTCTTCCACGGTATCGGCTTGCAGATCCTGGAAGGATACGGGCTGACCGAGACCACGGCGCCCATCTCAGTCAACACCCCGTCCCTGATCAAGATCGGCACGGTAGGGGCACCGCTCCCGGGCAATGCGGTCAAGATCGCCGACGACGGCGAAATCCTAGCCAAGGGCGTCTGCGTCATGAAGGGCTATTACAAGCGCGATGACCTTGCTGCAGACACCTTCGTGGACGGCTGGTTACGCACAGGTGACATCGGCGAACTGGATGAACAGGGTTTCCTGAAGATCACCGGCCGCAAGAAGGAAATCATCGTCACGGCCAGCGGCAAGAACGTGGTGCCGGCCCTCCTCGAGGACCAAATCCGGGCGGACGCCCTGGTCTCACAGGTCCTGGTGGTCGGCGACAACCGACCCTTCATCGGCGCGCTGGTCACCCTCGACGAGGAAGCCCTGCCCGGCTGGTTGGAACGCCATGGCCTTCCAACGTCCACCACTCCGGCAGACGCTGCGGACAACACTTTGGTCAGGGCAGCCGTCCAGGAACTGATCAGCCACGCGAACCAGTCCGTCTCCCACGCGGAGGCCATCAAGTCCTTCCGGATTGTGCCGTCCGACTTCACCGAGGCCTCCGGCCACCTCACACCGTCCTTGAAGGTCAAGCGCGCCCAGGTCATGAAGGACTTCGACTCCGTGATCGAGGAGATGTATTCGGCGCCCAAGGCGTCCTGA
- the gcvH gene encoding glycine cleavage system protein GcvH, which produces MSIIPADLSYTAEHEWVSAPNADGVVRVGITDFAQDALGDVVYAQLPEPGTTVKGNDVVGEVESTKSVSDIYAPVSGEIVSRNEALDTDSALINSDPYGDGWLFEVKLSEADAIETLLSASEYEQQVG; this is translated from the coding sequence ATGAGCATTATTCCTGCCGATCTTTCCTACACCGCCGAACATGAATGGGTCAGTGCCCCGAATGCAGACGGCGTCGTGCGCGTCGGCATCACGGACTTCGCCCAGGATGCACTCGGCGACGTTGTCTACGCCCAGCTGCCGGAGCCCGGCACCACGGTGAAGGGAAACGACGTCGTGGGTGAAGTTGAGTCCACGAAGAGCGTGAGCGACATTTACGCCCCGGTCAGCGGCGAAATTGTCTCCCGCAATGAGGCTCTCGATACTGACTCTGCCCTGATCAACTCGGATCCCTACGGTGACGGTTGGCTGTTCGAGGTAAAGCTTTCGGAAGCTGACGCCATCGAGACCCTGCTCAGTGCATCAGAGTACGAACAACAGGTAGGCTAA
- a CDS encoding bifunctional nuclease family protein — MIEVEIVGVRIELPSNQPLVLLREMHGERHVPIWIGTPEASAIALAQQGVVPPRPMTHDLLIDVVEALGHTIISVNIVAVEDNIFYGQLQFDDGTVVSSRASDALALALRAKCRIWCADAVMDEAGVRITEHDEGEDTEPGPEVDEERELRRFREFLDDVEPEDFEG; from the coding sequence ATGATCGAGGTCGAGATTGTTGGAGTGCGGATTGAACTGCCTTCAAACCAGCCTCTGGTTCTCCTGCGGGAGATGCACGGGGAACGCCATGTTCCCATCTGGATCGGCACGCCCGAAGCCAGCGCCATCGCCTTGGCCCAGCAGGGTGTGGTGCCGCCCCGGCCCATGACCCACGATCTCCTGATCGACGTCGTTGAGGCTCTAGGCCACACGATCATCAGCGTGAATATCGTGGCGGTTGAGGACAACATCTTCTACGGCCAGCTCCAGTTCGACGACGGCACAGTGGTCAGTTCCCGTGCGTCCGACGCCTTGGCGCTTGCCTTACGGGCGAAATGCCGCATCTGGTGTGCCGATGCCGTGATGGATGAAGCCGGAGTCCGGATCACCGAACACGATGAAGGCGAAGATACCGAGCCCGGCCCCGAAGTCGACGAAGAGCGTGAATTGCGCCGTTTCCGGGAGTTTCTGGACGACGTGGAGCCTGAGGATTTCGAAGGTTGA
- a CDS encoding pyruvate carboxylase, whose protein sequence is MFSKILVANRGEIAIRAFRASYELGAKTVAVFPYEDRNSIHRQKADEAYLIGQEGHPVRAYLDVDEIVRVAKESGADAIYPGYGFLSENPDLARAAQDAGITFIGPPAEVLELAGNKVAALEAARKAGVPVLKSSAPSRDIDELIAAADEVGFPIFAKAVAGGGGRGMRRVETREDLPEALQAAMREADAAFGDPTMFLEQAVLRPRHIEVQILADAEGNVMHLFERDCSLQRRHQKVVEIAPAPNLDESIRQALYRDAVAFAKALNYVNAGTVEFLVDTEGERAGQHVFIEMNPRIQVEHTVTEEITDVDLVQAQMRIASGETLADLGLSQESVSIKGAALQCRITTEDPANGFRPDVGKITGYRSAGGAGVRLDGGTVYSGAEISPHFDSMLVKLTCRGRDYPAAVARARRGLAEFRIRGVSTNIPFLQAVLADPDFIAGNVATDFIDKRPELLKSHVSADRGTKLLTWLADVTVNKPNGELKVHSDPAAKLPPVSGVVAPAGSRQRLRELGPEGFAKALREQTAVAVTDTTFRDAHQSLLATRVRTRDLVAAGPAVSALLPELLSVEAWGGATYDVALRFLGEDPWDRLAALRKALPNVCIQMLLRGRNTVGYTPYPEEVTEAFVNEAAATGIDIFRIFDALNDVNQMAPAIRAVRATGTAVAEVALCYTGDLLDPDEKLYTLDYYLGLAQKIVDAGAHILAIKDMAGLLRPAAAAKLVSALRERFDLPVHLHTHDTAGGQLATLLAAVDAGVDAVDVASASLAGTTSQPSASALVAALAHTPRDTGLSLANVSALEPYWEAVRRVYAPFESGLPGPTGRVYQHEIPGGQLSNLRQQAMALGLGERFEAIEDMYTAADRILGRLVKVTPSSKVVGDLALHLVGLNADPADFNENPQNYDIPDSVIGFLSGELGDPPGGWPEPFRTKALQGRSIKVRDVELSAEDSAALKGDSKSRQRTLNRLLFDGPTKDYLKSVDTYGNLSVLDTRDYLYGLQLGAEHVMELEKGVRLIASLEAVSEPDEKGMRTVMCKLNGQSRPVVVRDKSVVSNVKAAEKADASQPGQVAAPFAGAVTLTVKAGDAVKAGDTVATIEAMKMEASITTPVAGTVSRLAINKVEQVQGGDLLIVVE, encoded by the coding sequence ATGTTTTCCAAGATTCTGGTGGCTAATCGCGGCGAAATCGCGATCAGGGCCTTCCGCGCTAGCTATGAACTGGGCGCCAAGACCGTAGCGGTCTTCCCATATGAGGATCGCAACTCGATCCACCGGCAGAAGGCTGATGAGGCCTACCTGATTGGCCAAGAGGGTCACCCGGTCCGTGCTTACCTCGACGTGGACGAAATCGTCCGTGTAGCCAAAGAATCGGGTGCAGACGCGATCTACCCAGGGTACGGATTCCTGTCCGAAAACCCGGACCTCGCCCGGGCCGCCCAAGATGCAGGCATAACGTTTATCGGCCCGCCGGCGGAGGTCCTGGAGCTCGCCGGTAACAAGGTTGCCGCCCTCGAGGCCGCCCGCAAGGCCGGGGTACCGGTGCTGAAGTCCAGCGCGCCGTCCCGCGACATTGACGAGCTCATTGCTGCAGCGGACGAGGTCGGATTCCCGATCTTCGCCAAGGCCGTTGCCGGTGGCGGTGGCCGCGGCATGCGCCGGGTGGAGACCCGCGAGGATCTTCCGGAGGCACTTCAAGCGGCCATGCGCGAGGCGGACGCTGCGTTCGGCGATCCCACCATGTTCCTGGAGCAGGCCGTCCTGCGTCCTCGTCACATCGAGGTGCAGATCCTGGCTGATGCCGAAGGCAACGTCATGCACCTCTTCGAGCGCGATTGCTCCCTGCAGCGCCGCCACCAGAAGGTCGTGGAGATCGCTCCTGCCCCTAACCTGGATGAGTCCATCCGTCAGGCCCTCTACCGCGACGCCGTGGCTTTCGCGAAGGCCCTGAACTACGTCAACGCCGGAACGGTCGAGTTCCTTGTGGATACCGAGGGCGAACGCGCCGGCCAGCACGTCTTCATCGAGATGAACCCGCGCATCCAGGTAGAGCACACAGTCACCGAGGAAATCACCGACGTTGACCTAGTCCAGGCACAGATGCGCATCGCATCGGGCGAGACCCTTGCAGACCTCGGCCTGAGCCAGGAGTCGGTATCCATCAAGGGCGCGGCCCTGCAGTGCCGCATCACCACGGAAGATCCAGCCAACGGCTTCCGCCCCGACGTCGGAAAGATCACCGGCTACCGTTCCGCAGGCGGCGCCGGTGTGCGTCTCGACGGCGGTACGGTCTACTCGGGTGCCGAGATCAGTCCGCACTTCGACTCCATGCTGGTCAAGCTGACGTGCCGCGGCCGCGACTACCCGGCCGCCGTAGCCCGCGCGCGGCGCGGCCTGGCCGAGTTCCGAATCCGTGGCGTATCGACCAACATCCCTTTCCTCCAGGCTGTTCTTGCTGATCCGGACTTCATTGCCGGAAACGTTGCCACCGACTTCATCGACAAGCGCCCCGAGTTGCTGAAGTCCCACGTTTCCGCGGACCGCGGAACCAAACTGTTGACCTGGCTGGCCGACGTCACCGTCAACAAGCCCAACGGGGAACTCAAGGTCCACTCCGACCCCGCGGCCAAGCTGCCTCCGGTTTCCGGCGTCGTAGCACCGGCGGGATCCCGCCAGCGGCTCCGGGAATTGGGTCCGGAAGGATTCGCCAAGGCCCTGCGCGAGCAGACCGCCGTTGCGGTCACGGACACCACCTTCCGTGACGCACACCAGTCCCTCCTTGCCACACGCGTCCGTACCCGCGATCTCGTCGCAGCCGGCCCTGCCGTTTCCGCGCTGCTGCCCGAACTGCTGTCGGTCGAAGCCTGGGGTGGTGCCACATACGACGTCGCGCTGCGCTTCCTCGGCGAAGATCCTTGGGACCGCCTCGCCGCTTTGCGCAAAGCCTTGCCCAATGTCTGTATCCAGATGCTGCTCCGTGGACGGAACACTGTTGGGTACACGCCGTACCCGGAAGAAGTCACCGAGGCATTCGTCAACGAGGCCGCGGCTACAGGCATCGACATCTTCCGCATCTTCGACGCCCTCAATGACGTCAACCAGATGGCTCCGGCAATCCGGGCCGTGCGTGCCACCGGCACCGCTGTAGCCGAAGTCGCGCTCTGCTACACGGGCGATCTCCTGGACCCCGACGAGAAGCTGTACACCCTCGACTACTACCTGGGCCTCGCCCAGAAGATCGTCGACGCCGGTGCACACATCCTCGCCATCAAGGACATGGCTGGCCTGCTTCGCCCTGCGGCCGCTGCCAAGCTTGTCAGCGCCTTGCGTGAGCGTTTCGACCTCCCGGTCCACTTGCACACCCACGACACCGCAGGCGGCCAGCTGGCCACCTTGCTGGCAGCCGTGGACGCCGGCGTGGACGCCGTCGACGTCGCGTCCGCGTCGCTAGCCGGCACGACAAGCCAGCCTTCGGCGTCGGCCCTTGTGGCCGCGCTGGCACACACCCCGCGGGATACCGGCCTCAGCCTGGCGAACGTCAGCGCGCTGGAGCCCTACTGGGAAGCTGTCCGTCGCGTCTACGCGCCGTTCGAATCAGGGCTTCCGGGTCCCACAGGCCGGGTTTACCAGCACGAAATCCCTGGTGGCCAGTTGTCCAACCTGCGCCAGCAGGCCATGGCGCTGGGGCTCGGCGAGCGTTTTGAGGCCATCGAGGACATGTACACCGCAGCGGACCGTATTCTGGGCCGCCTGGTCAAGGTGACCCCGTCCTCCAAGGTGGTGGGCGACCTCGCGCTGCATCTCGTTGGACTCAATGCGGACCCGGCGGACTTCAACGAGAACCCGCAGAACTATGACATCCCGGACTCCGTCATCGGATTCCTGTCGGGTGAACTGGGAGATCCTCCCGGAGGATGGCCCGAGCCGTTCCGCACGAAGGCGCTCCAAGGCCGCAGCATCAAGGTCCGCGACGTCGAACTGAGCGCCGAGGACAGTGCGGCCCTCAAGGGCGATTCCAAGTCCCGCCAGAGGACCTTGAACCGGCTGCTGTTCGACGGTCCCACGAAGGACTACCTCAAGAGCGTGGACACTTACGGCAACCTGTCAGTCCTTGACACCCGTGACTACCTCTACGGTCTCCAGCTCGGCGCGGAACACGTCATGGAACTCGAGAAGGGCGTGCGCTTGATCGCCTCCCTCGAAGCAGTCTCGGAGCCGGACGAAAAGGGCATGCGCACGGTCATGTGCAAGCTCAACGGCCAGTCCCGCCCCGTGGTGGTTCGCGACAAGTCGGTCGTCAGCAACGTGAAGGCTGCGGAGAAAGCTGATGCGTCCCAGCCCGGTCAGGTTGCAGCGCCGTTCGCCGGTGCCGTGACGCTGACCGTCAAAGCCGGCGACGCCGTCAAGGCGGGCGACACCGTCGCCACGATTGAGGCGATGAAGATGGAGGCATCCATCACGACGCCGGTGGCCGGCACGGTCTCGCGCCTCGCCATCAACAAGGTGGAGCAGGTTCAGGGCGGCGATTTGTTGATCGTCGTCGAATAA
- a CDS encoding MerR family transcriptional regulator: protein MSPKGEAGELKQASAGVAVPASGAQGLLFTEDLPVLDEDAGYRGPTACKAAGITYRQLDYWARTGLVEPAVRGAAGSGSQRLYGFRDILVLKVVKRLLDTGVSLQQIRTAVEHLRERGVEDLAQITLMSDGASVYECTSADEVIDLVQGGQGVFGIAVGRVWREVEGSLAALPSEHAAEQPFPDDELSKRRTARRTG from the coding sequence GTGAGTCCCAAAGGCGAAGCAGGCGAGCTAAAGCAGGCCTCGGCAGGCGTTGCTGTCCCCGCAAGCGGTGCCCAGGGTCTGCTTTTCACCGAGGACCTTCCGGTCCTGGATGAAGATGCCGGCTACCGCGGTCCCACCGCGTGCAAGGCAGCAGGGATCACTTACCGCCAACTGGACTACTGGGCGCGCACCGGACTTGTAGAGCCAGCTGTGCGGGGCGCAGCTGGCTCCGGATCGCAGCGGCTCTATGGTTTCCGTGACATCCTGGTCCTCAAAGTCGTCAAGCGCCTCCTGGACACAGGCGTGTCCCTCCAGCAGATCCGCACGGCCGTCGAGCACCTGCGCGAACGCGGAGTGGAAGACCTGGCCCAGATCACGCTCATGAGCGATGGCGCTAGCGTTTATGAATGTACTTCTGCAGACGAAGTCATTGATCTGGTCCAGGGAGGCCAGGGCGTCTTCGGCATTGCAGTTGGCCGGGTGTGGCGCGAAGTCGAGGGCAGCCTCGCTGCCCTTCCGAGCGAGCACGCGGCAGAACAACCCTTTCCGGACGACGAACTGAGCAAACGCCGTACGGCACGCCGCACGGGCTAA
- the ftsR gene encoding transcriptional regulator FtsR: MAQPERRGPQVLNIGEVLAQLSDDFPTMTASKIRFLEEKGLINPKRTPAGYRQYAESDVERLRFVLALQRDQYLPLKVIKDYLDAIDRGERPENLPPGVSVSPRIVSDELAAELQGHARALSEEQLRTESGASVPLLRSLLSFGLISQVNGKFDEHALQVARACVQLESHGLEPRHLRPFQAAAEREFGLVERVVAPLTSRKDAASQSRAAEAAREISELCLSLHRALVQDRISRMEA; this comes from the coding sequence ATGGCCCAGCCGGAACGGCGCGGACCGCAGGTCCTCAACATCGGAGAGGTCCTCGCTCAACTCAGCGACGACTTTCCCACCATGACGGCATCCAAGATCCGTTTTCTTGAGGAAAAGGGACTGATCAATCCGAAGCGCACTCCTGCCGGATACCGGCAGTATGCCGAGAGCGACGTCGAGCGTTTGCGATTCGTGTTGGCGCTCCAGCGCGACCAGTACCTGCCGCTCAAAGTCATCAAGGACTATCTGGACGCGATCGACCGCGGCGAGCGTCCCGAAAACCTTCCGCCCGGCGTTTCCGTTTCACCCCGGATAGTCTCAGACGAACTGGCCGCTGAATTGCAGGGCCACGCACGCGCCTTGAGCGAGGAACAGCTTCGAACGGAATCGGGAGCCAGCGTCCCGCTTTTGCGGTCCCTCCTCAGCTTCGGACTCATCAGCCAGGTCAATGGAAAATTCGACGAACACGCCCTCCAAGTGGCCCGGGCATGTGTCCAACTTGAAAGCCATGGACTTGAGCCCCGGCACCTCCGGCCCTTCCAAGCCGCAGCCGAACGTGAATTCGGCCTGGTGGAACGGGTCGTTGCTCCGCTGACCTCGCGCAAGGATGCGGCGTCGCAGTCGCGGGCGGCAGAAGCCGCCCGCGAAATCAGCGAACTCTGCCTCAGCCTGCACCGTGCCTTGGTGCAGGACCGTATCTCCCGTATGGAAGCATGA
- a CDS encoding alpha/beta hydrolase, with protein sequence MNTLPDPSPYASSFTGSGPSIGVVMSHGFTGSPHSMRPWAEHLAAEGYAVRLPLLPGHGTTWQDMATRHWQEWHHAVDAAYLELQAECDFVFAAGLSMGGTLALRIAATRPVAGTVVVNPGLVIDDPRAAVVGVLKHVMKSTPAIANDILKPGMDEGAYPRTPVAAAHELKKMYKDTVTLLPRISAPVRVFRSSVDHVVSDRSIKQLKERVTAPMEFSTLENSYHVATLDNDALEIFRGSAEFIRKTMAGLANSSAPARPSGAELRDFPHE encoded by the coding sequence ATGAACACTCTCCCTGATCCTTCCCCGTACGCCAGCAGTTTCACCGGTAGTGGACCGAGCATCGGCGTGGTGATGAGCCACGGTTTTACGGGCAGTCCGCACAGCATGCGCCCGTGGGCGGAGCATCTTGCAGCGGAAGGCTACGCCGTGCGGCTGCCTTTGCTTCCGGGCCATGGGACCACGTGGCAGGACATGGCTACGCGGCACTGGCAGGAGTGGCACCATGCTGTTGATGCGGCGTATCTCGAGCTCCAGGCCGAGTGCGATTTCGTTTTCGCTGCCGGCCTGTCGATGGGCGGGACGCTGGCGCTCCGGATCGCGGCCACTCGGCCCGTCGCCGGCACGGTCGTCGTCAACCCTGGCTTGGTGATTGACGACCCCCGCGCGGCAGTGGTGGGCGTCCTCAAGCACGTCATGAAATCCACCCCGGCCATTGCCAATGACATCCTCAAACCAGGCATGGACGAGGGCGCCTACCCAAGGACTCCGGTCGCCGCTGCCCATGAGCTGAAGAAGATGTACAAGGACACCGTCACTCTCCTCCCCCGGATTTCCGCCCCCGTGCGCGTCTTCCGCTCTTCCGTGGACCATGTGGTTTCGGACCGAAGCATCAAGCAGTTGAAGGAGCGCGTCACAGCTCCGATGGAGTTCAGCACCCTGGAGAACAGCTACCACGTGGCCACATTGGACAACGATGCCCTGGAAATCTTCCGCGGCTCGGCCGAATTCATCCGGAAAACGATGGCCGGATTGGCCAACAGTTCCGCCCCTGCCCGCCCGTCCGGCGCCGAACTCCGGGACTTTCCCCATGAATAG
- a CDS encoding ParA family protein — MQVVSISSLKGGVGKTSVTTGLASAALAAGIPTLVVDLDPHADATTALGVQAGDQLDIGRMLKNPRKARLLDNVVSSGWVEQARRNGGGTTLDVAVGSAYTGIYDRPDLGRRDLRRLSAVLAPAEKYELVLVDCPPSLNGLTRMAWSASDRVVLVAEPGLFSVAGTERTMRAIQLFRQEFAPQLAPAGIVANRVRPASSEHTFRLAEMESMFGELLLTPQIPEQANWQQIQGAAHAVHHWPGDSAKNTAKLFDTLLENMLSSRNGTRERRQR, encoded by the coding sequence GTGCAAGTAGTCAGCATCAGCAGCCTTAAAGGCGGCGTGGGAAAGACATCCGTAACCACTGGGTTGGCCTCGGCCGCACTGGCCGCAGGCATCCCCACCCTTGTTGTGGACCTGGATCCGCACGCCGACGCCACCACAGCCCTCGGCGTCCAGGCCGGCGACCAGCTCGACATTGGCCGGATGCTCAAGAATCCCCGCAAGGCCAGGCTCCTGGACAACGTGGTCAGCAGCGGCTGGGTTGAACAGGCCCGCCGCAATGGCGGAGGGACCACCCTTGATGTCGCCGTCGGATCCGCCTACACCGGAATCTACGATCGGCCGGACCTCGGACGCCGCGATCTCCGCCGACTTTCTGCCGTCCTCGCTCCCGCCGAAAAGTATGAGCTGGTGCTTGTGGATTGCCCACCATCGCTCAACGGGCTGACCCGCATGGCCTGGAGCGCGAGTGACCGCGTTGTGCTGGTTGCCGAACCCGGACTCTTCTCAGTGGCAGGCACCGAACGCACCATGCGTGCAATCCAGCTGTTCCGCCAGGAATTCGCCCCCCAGCTGGCCCCTGCGGGCATTGTGGCCAACCGGGTCCGTCCTGCCTCGTCCGAGCACACGTTCCGGCTCGCCGAGATGGAATCGATGTTCGGCGAGCTCCTGCTGACGCCACAAATTCCAGAGCAGGCGAACTGGCAGCAAATCCAGGGTGCGGCGCACGCTGTGCATCACTGGCCCGGTGATTCCGCCAAGAACACGGCCAAATTGTTTGACACCCTCTTGGAGAACATGCTGTCCTCACGCAACGGCACGCGGGAACGCCGCCAGCGCTGA